A segment of the Colletotrichum destructivum chromosome 3, complete sequence genome:
AATTACACCTGACCAAACCCGACGATCGACGTTGCTGCCGCTCTCACGACTCTTGGCGCTCCCTCTTATCTTATCTCCTATCCGCCGTCTACCGCCATCTACTCACTGTcaaccacctccaccaccatTTCGAGTCAGTCTGGTGCCACATCGAGTCATCCCCTTCGCCCCTCCATCCCACCTGCCACTTCGCCGCTACTTCTCTTGTCCGGTCACACGCTCTTGTGAGCATTTGCGGTGCGCTTCCCTAGCTGCCAACCCACAAGAGCACTTTTTTTTCCCGAACCGATTCAACACTGCGTGTGCGTTCGGCCCTCGTCGCGTTTTGGTCTTCGCCGCGAACCATCTCCTTCGACGCAACGCATCTTGCAGTCCCTTCCTTCACCGACACTGTACAATAACCGCCGCTGGTCACCATGGCGCAGAAGCGTTTGATGAGCGAGTTTCAGGCGCTGCAGAAGGAGAAGTGGGTGCACATTGATGTCGACGAAAGGAATGTCATGTCCTGGAAGATCGGTCTCATGGTCGTCAACCCGGACAGCGCGTTCAACGGTGCCTATCTCAAGGTCAGCATGagtcgccctcgcccttcaAGTCGCACAGCACCCGCGAATTTGGGAATGAGACCAAAAGCTAACAAACCTCCCAGGCCGACATGACATTCCCTCGCGATTACCCCTATGCCCCGCCAACCTTCCGATTCCTGAACAAGACCATCTACCATCCCAACATCTACACCGACGGCAAGCTCTGCATCTCTATCCTACACACACccggcgaagacgagcagTCAGGCGAGCAGGCTTGCGAGCGTTGGTCTCCTCTCCAGGGCGTCGAGTCGGTCTTGCGTTCAGTGCTGTTACTTCTGGATGACCCCGAGATCAACTCCCCCGCCAACGTCGACGCGAGCGTCTTGTACCGCGACTCACGCGAAGAATACAACAAGAGAGCCCGGGAGACCGCTGAGAAGTCTAAGAAGGACATGCCTCCTGGCGTGACGATCCCGACTACGGCGGATCTGGAGCCGGTGCCCCAAAAGaccatggacgacgacgcttTTTGGAATgagacggacgacgagggcgacttcGATCTGGGTGGCAGCGACAGCGAtttcgacatggacgagtacaacgaggacgaggacgacgaagatgcgGATGATGACAAGCCTTGAACACGAGCTTGCGCATGGACTCCACATCGAACATTAGATCCGACAGGGCGGATATCACACATTTACGGCAGGGGACGCGGAGTTTGCGGCGGGCTGATTATCATTATTATTTTTTTGCTTTCTCTGTTTTTGCTTGCTCTTACTGCACGCATGATGATGCATAGCGACGGCCCCGGGCGTTTTCACCGGCTGTCAGCCAGGCCCTGTTTAAGGCCAGAACGGAGTCTCATTTTGTGATTTTGGGCATCGTTGGATCTCCGGTTAGGCTTTGACGCAGAGAAACGGGATGATCATGTTTTGGCTCTgcaaaaggaaaaaaagacagCGCGGGAACCAGAGTGCGGAAACCAACAAGCCGCGACATCGCACGAGGGGCCGCAAATAGACCAATCAAAAGACTTGGAACCGCTATTCTCTGCAAATGCAAATCCAACATTTGAGGCAAATGTTTCAATTTGGTAATGTTTTTGGCCTGCTTCGTTGAAAATTGCGTGGCAAAGATTGCCTGCAGTTGCCAACTGGGTGCTGTGTCTCATCTTTGAATGTGATGTGAGTGACGCAATCCCTTATGGCTGCCGGAGCCTCCACCCTTGAACTTTGGCTTACCAGTGTGCAAGGCAAGCACACTGCCTACCCagggtaggtacctaagaATACCTAGCCAGCGGGGGGCGACTCCCCAATCCACTTCAGCGTTTTGGAGAGTCAGTCTCTCTGCAATTGCCgtacttacctacctaccttgtGACTTACCCCGCTAGCACCAAACTAAGCGGGCTTGCGCGGACATGTCCAGCTTGTTGCAATCACCCGAGTCTTCAGCAACTTGGTCAAATGGGAAAGAAGAGTGGTTCATGGTCTGCATTACAACTATCATGAGTAATACAAACGTTTTATTTATTGCGGTGCCTATTTGTGCATTGGGGTAGACTTTTGATACCCTGTTCCCGACAAGGAAACAGCCGCCGCGTGGAAGGTCACTCAGATAGTGGGGAAgtcttttttatttttgttACCGCTGGTAGGACGCTGCACTGTCTTACCCGTAGAGCTCACGGGGCTTTCCCAGCACGAATCTCGGCGCGGCATTCATCCACCTACTACCtcacctacctgcctacctagcGCTCGACACAAACCGA
Coding sequences within it:
- a CDS encoding Putative ubiquitin-conjugating enzyme E2, ubiquitin-conjugating enzyme/RWD, with amino-acid sequence MAQKRLMSEFQALQKEKWVHIDVDERNVMSWKIGLMVVNPDSAFNGAYLKADMTFPRDYPYAPPTFRFLNKTIYHPNIYTDGKLCISILHTPGEDEQSGEQACERWSPLQGVESVLRSVLLLLDDPEINSPANVDASVLYRDSREEYNKRARETAEKSKKDMPPGVTIPTTADLEPVPQKTMDDDAFWNETDDEGDFDLGGSDSDFDMDEYNEDEDDEDADDDKP